The proteins below come from a single Vigna radiata var. radiata cultivar VC1973A unplaced genomic scaffold, Vradiata_ver6 scaffold_319, whole genome shotgun sequence genomic window:
- the LOC106780459 gene encoding uncharacterized protein LOC106780459, with protein MTDYKWEVGTVFADKANFIEAIRTYVMHIGRALKFVKNDKRRVRVRCLGGQGKCPWTAYCGYLPTRQFWQLRKIKDTHSCSRQLNIKILNTKWLSEEMDRCLQDNPNLKVQDICKKALRKWNTKVSISKVRRAKLMATKQLIGDFKEQYRRIHDYAHELLMFNLGSIVKVEVDSVNGQYKGELLTAIGRDPNDQMLPLTYAIVEVENKEKWSWFLQLLVQDLGGNEVYWSRSRFTNVAICDSLDNNICEAFNSVIVLARGKPIITMLER; from the exons atgaCAGATTATAAGTGGGAAGTTGGGACAGTATTTGCTGATAAGGCTAACTTTATTGAGGCCATTAGAACTTATGTTATGCATATTGGGAGGGCTTTGAAGtttgttaaaaatgataagCGTAGGGTGAGAGTTAGATGCTTGGGTGGACAAGGTAAGTGTCCATGGACAGCTTACTGTGGTTATTTACCAACCCGACAGTTTTGGCAATTAAGGAAAATAAAGGACACCCATAGTTGCAGCAGGCAACTTAACATTAAGATTTTGAATACAAAGTGGCTGAGTGAAGAAATGGATAGGTGTTTACAAGACAATCCAAACTTAAAGGTGCAAGACATATGTAAAAAAGCATTACGTAAATGGAATACTAAAGTTTCCATCTCCAAAGTACGAAGGGCAAAGTTAATGGCAACAAAACAACTTATTGGAGATTTTAAAGAACAGTATAGAAGAATACATGACTATGCACATGAACTGTTGATGTTTAATCTTGGGTCAATAGTTAAGGTGGAGGTTGACAGTGTTAATG GCCAGTATAAGGGAGAGTTGCTCACTGCAATTGGAAGGGACCCAAATGACCAAATGCTTCCCCTTACATATGCCATTGTTGAAGTGGAGAACAAAGAGAAATGGAGTTGGTTTTTGCAGTTATTGGTACAAGATCTTGGAGGAAATGAAGT GTACTGGTCAAGGTCTCGTTTCACAAATGTAGCTATATGTGATTCCCTTGACAACAATATATGTGAAGCATTCAACAGTGTTATTGTGCTTGCCAGAGGAAAGCCAATAATCACAATGCTAGAGAGATAA